One Augochlora pura isolate Apur16 chromosome 10, APUR_v2.2.1, whole genome shotgun sequence DNA window includes the following coding sequences:
- the Pygo gene encoding pygopus family PHD finger, translating to MSHNIAGMPPFARMPLGGMGMGVNMGPSAPHPESSAHPHPPPPPPAGANPKKKRRTNSNVAQPPPQQPPSVQDLLPPPLTGYGDTIVASNPFDDTPPQTTQSPMMHGGPPHMHPHHPHHIGGPPMRGMSPLTSIGGMSPMMPHNMGSMSPMGNSPMTNHMNHMGAMSPMNHAPIGGMSPMNNMGPNMPPGPMNTMNNHMNMSHMGNSQLSGPPMGSPMNNMNSGPMGSPMNNMGHSMGSPMGGPLGSPMNTMGGSNHMPNGPMNMNNINSHIPPNSPLNGPSMNNVNSPLGHNGSQPHPNHMANNLNNLGRPMNGPMTTMSSMVSNNMNMSGPNPINSMNMGGPPMNNMSNMSISHHNQMSHMAGPMGTMSSNMGGGPPIGHPINMGGSMPPHGFQGPPGMGPKPMPVSAGKIYPPNQPMVFNPQNPNAPPIYPCGVCHKEVHDNDQAILCESGCNFWFHRGCTGLSETAYQLLTAEVYAEWVCDKCLQSKNIPLVKFKP from the exons ATGAGCCACAATATTGCAGGCATGCCACCCTTTGCGAGGATGCCTTTGGGGGGTATGGGTATGGGTGTGAATATGGGACCTAGTGCCCCACATCCTGAATCTTCTGCACACCCTCAtccaccgccaccaccacccgCCGGTGCCAACCCCAAAAAGAAGAGACGTACAAACTCGAATGTTGCACAGCCTCCGCCGCAACAACCTCCATCCGTGCAG GATTTATTACCTCCGCCATTGACGGGGTATGGAGACACGATAGTGGCAAGTAACCCTTTTGATGATACACCGCCACAAACCACACAATCTCCCATGATGCACGGTGGACCACCCCATATGCATCCGCATCACCCACATCACATTGGTGGACCGCCCATGAGAGGCATGAGTCCTTTAACTTCGATAGGTGGAATGAGTCCTATGATGCCTCATAACATGGGTAGCATGAGTCCTATGGGAAACTCGCCTATGACGAATCATATGAATCATATGGGCGCCATGTCACCCATGAATCACGCGCCGATAGGTGGTATGAGTCCCATGAACAATATGGGTCCCAATATGCCACCCGGTCCAATGAATACCATGAATAATCACATGAATATGAGTCACATGGGTAATTCTCAACTCAGCGGTCCACCCATGGGTAGTCCGATGAACAACATGAACAGTGGACCAATGGGCAGTCCTATGAATAATATGGGACACAGTATGGGCAGTCCTATGGGTGGTCCATTAGGTTCTCCCATGAACACTATGGGTGGATCGAATCACATGCCCAATGGACCAatgaatatgaataatattaatagccATATACCACCCAACAGTCCATTGAATGGACCTTCTATGAACAATGTGAACAGTCCATTGGGACACAATGGATCTCAACCCCATCCGAATCACATGGCtaataaccttaacaatttagGGAGGCCCATGAACGGACCTATGACCACTATGAGCTCCATGGTATCTAACAATATGAACATGAGCGGACCGAATCCAATAAATAGCATGAACATGGGCGGACCACCGATGAATAATATGTCCAATATGAGTATCAGTCATCACAATCAAATGAGCCATATGGCAGGCCCGATGGGCACTATGTCCAGTAATATGGGTGGCGGTCCACCGATAGGTCATCCCATTAATATGGGTGGTTCTATGCCACCCCATGGTTTCCAAGGCCCACCAGGAATGGGACCAAAACCAATGCCAGTTTCTGCAGGAAAG ATATACCCTCCGAACCAACCAATGGTATTTAACCCACAGAATCCCAATGCTCCGCCCATTTATCCTTGCGGAGTGTGTCACAAAGAAGTGCACGATAACGACCAAGCGATTCTTTGCGAATCTGGTTGCAATTTCTGGTTTCACAG AGGATGCACAGGATTATCGGAAACCGCCTATCAATTATTAACAGCAGAGGTTTACGCGGAATGGGTGTGTGATAAGTGTTTGCAGTCGAAAAATATACCTTTGGTCAAATTTAAACCATAA
- the LOC144476320 gene encoding tubulin polyglutamylase TTLL13-like: protein MNVAGHNRRLPLMPNREHELIAEGSNTSDSESSSDARSCVVHEDRYEKLAVGPFAESVKYDRETVAGLPLNRKDDRDNLSYAGTDADKDESSNKSKKKKKRRFLTICTSNCKYEVVRRVATRFGMKEVTEDSSWNLYWTDLSVSIERAKDMKRYQKVNHFPGMTEICRKDLLARNLNRMLKLYPRDYNFFPKTWCFPADHGEAMAYAKLRRSKTFIVKPDTGCQGRGIYLTRNLKDVKPSERMICQVYVARPFLVDGYKFDLRIYALITSCDPLRVYVYNDGLARFATSRYKEPTGHNTSNVFMHLTNYAVNKHSRMYVIDDEVGSKRKISTLNKWLKLKEVDVEELWRKIDEIIIKTILAAYPILKHSYHTCFPTHDKTYACFELLGFDVLIDWKLKPYLLEVNHSPSFHTDAQIDKDIKEGLLMDTFAMLNLQQCDKKKIIEEDRKRVRDRLLQGIICKETSMNDSTMVAAKLEKQEQDYLERQFQWEDEHTGNFRRIYPCPGLQKYEPFFKQNSISVFQDTVASRAREEASRIQKEENEAKLKEQENKKVIGKWSDSKLHPESPKVVYGRKSTSTSTSSTTSSNRARSKSAATVKKHPILPNVKKQIANTIPIIENTLYSFEPEIICESEERERITALAQRDFLIKSYGMLEQIYMAMKRNGTLRAIDEKKYGLYGRLGCIENGTKSAGLCRHKCHHHRRRLAMEVTDSSQFTVKDKVPADDISFTNAGKAIADRRC from the exons ATGAACGTCGCTGGACACAACCGCAGACTTCCCTTGATGCCGAACCGGGAACACGAGCTGATCGCGGAGGGCAGCAACACCAGCGATTCCGAATCGAGTTCTGACGCGCGATCCTGCGTCGTCCACGAGGATCGGTACGAGAAGCTCGCGGTCGGGCCGTTCGCCGAATCGGTCAAGTACGATCGTGAAACGGTCGCGGGCCTGCCGTTGAACAGAAAAGACGACAGAG ACAACCTCTCGTACGCGGGCACCGACGCCGACAAGGACGAATCCTCGAACAAGtccaagaagaagaagaaacgcaG GTTTCTGACGATATGCACGAGCAACTGCAAGTACGAAGTCGTGAGGCGCGTGGCGACGCGCTTCGGGATGAAAGAGGTCACCGAGGACAGCAGCTGGAACCTCTACTGGACGGACCTGAGCGTGAGCATCGAGAGGGCCAAGGACATGAAAAGGTACCAGAAGGTCAACCATTTCCCCGGGATGACCGAGATCTGCAGGAAAGACCTGCTCGCGCGGAACCTGAACCGCATGCTCAAGCTCTACCCTAGGGACTACAACTTCTTCCCGAAGACTTGGTGCTTTCCCGCCGA CCATGGGGAGGCGATGGCCTACGCGAAGCTGAGGCGCTCGAAAACCTTCATCGTCAAGCCGGACACCGGCTGCCAGGGTCGCGGTATTTACTTAACGAGGAACTTGAAGGATGTCAAGCCCTCCGAACGCATGATCTGTCAGGTGTACGTGGCCAGG CCTTTCCTGGTCGACGGCTATAAGTTCGATCTCCGGATCTACGCGTTGATCACCTCCTGCGACCCCCTCAGAGTGTACGTCTACAACGACGGCCTGGCGAG GTTTGCCACCAGCAGGTACAAGGAGCCGACCGGGCACAATACGTCGAACGTGTTCATGCACCTGACGAACTACGCCGTGAACAAGCACAGTCGAATGTACGTTATCGACGACGAGGTCGGTAGTAAAAG GAAAATATCCACCTTGAACAAGTGGCTGAAGCTGAAGGAGGTCGACGTGGAGGAGCTCTGGCGCAAGATCGACGAGATCATTATCAAAACAATTTTGGCGGCTTACCCGATCTTGAAGCACAGCTATCACACGTGTTTCCCGACGCACGACAAAACGTACGCGTGTTTCGAGCTGCTCGGCTTCGATGTGCTGATCGACTGGAAATTGAAGCCGTATCTTTTGGAG GTGAATCACTCGCCGAGCTTCCACACGGACGCGCAGATCGACAAAGATATAAAGGAGGGTCTTCTGATGGACACGTTCGCGATGCTGAACTTGCAGCAATGCGACAAGAAGAAGATCATCGAGGAGGACAGGAAGCGCGTCCGGGACCGATTGCTTCAGGGAATAATCTGCAAGGAGACCAG TATGAACGATTCGACGATGGTGGCGGCGAAACTCGAAAAACAGGAGCAGGATTATCTCGAGCGACAATTCCAATGGGAGGACGAGCACACCGGGAATTTCCGTCGAATTTATCCGTGCCCGGGCCTGCAGAAGTACGAGCCGTTCTTCAAGCAGAACAGCATCTCCGTGTTCCAGGACACGGTGGCGTCGCGAGCCAGGGAGGAGGCCTCGCGGATCCAAAAGGAAGAGAACGAG GCGAAGCTCAAGGAGCAAGAGAACAAAAAGGTGATCGGGAAGTGGAGCGATTCCAAGCTGCACCCGGAGAGCCCGAAAGTCGTTTACGGTCGCaagtcgacgtcgacgtcaaCGTCCTCGACCACCTCCAGCAATCGCGCGAGGAGTAAATCCGCGGCTACGGTCAAGAAGCATCCGATTCTTCCAAAC GTGAAGAAACAAATTGCGAATACGATTCCAATAATTGAGAATACTCTGTACTCGTTCGAGCCGGAGATCATCTGCGAGTCCGAAGAGCGGGAGCGCATCACGGCACTGGCCCAGCGGGACTTCTTGATCAAGAGCTACGGCATGCTCGAGCAGATCTACATGGCGATGAAGAGGAACGGCACGCTGCGAGCCATCGACGAGAAGAAGTACGGATTGTACGGTAGGCTCGGTTGCATCGAGAACGGGACCAAGAGCGCGGGCCTCTGTAGGCACAAATGTCATCACCATCGTCGTCGGCTCGCAATGGAGGTCACCGATTCGTCGCAGTTCACCGTGAAA GACAAAGTACCGGCGGATGACATTTCGTTTACGAACGCGGGCAAAGCAATCGCGGACAGAAGGTGTTGA
- the LOC144476322 gene encoding D-aspartate oxidase-like codes for MRVAVVGAGIIGVTSAVAVKNAFPQFVVHVYADEFSPDTTGDGSAGMLLPYLLGDTPVDKVLKWTEITRRWFEDSWRSGQAPEMGIALLPACRVISDPREAPDSSWTKVVYGAHKLSPMELERLNKDHGASYKDGWSFLTYIGEPARLLPWLMEKFVKSGGVFHKRKIENLHELIDGNGYDMVINCSGLGARYLAADNTVTPVRGHVARATTSGTSHIFLVSDDDSYYIIPNYEVMVLGGTHQEGDYDRTPREEDTRRLNKWCKRIMPAFEGIESHKEWVGLRPGRPSVRLESEVLESPRGKKYQVIHNYGHGGSGVTVSWGCAMEVVEILRRSLGLNSRL; via the exons ATGAGGGTGGCGGTGGTGGGCGCTGGAATAATCGGCGTAACGAGCGCGGTTGCGGTGAAAAACGCGTTTCCGCAGTTCGTGGTGCACGTTTACGCGGACGAATTTTCGCCGGACACCACCGGCGATGGAAGCGCGGGCATGCTGCTTCCTTATCTACTCGGAGACACTCCCGTCGACAAAGTATT GAAATGGACCGAGATCACTCGTCGATGGTTCGAGGACTCTTGGAGATCCGGCCAGGCTCCGGAAATGGGAATCGCGTTGCTACCGGCATGCCGCGTTATCAGCGATCCTCGAGAAGCCCCTGATTCTAGTTGGACGAAAGTGGTCTACGGCGCACACAAGCTCTCCCCGATGGAATTGGAGAGATTGAACAAGGACCACGGGGCAAGCTACAA AGACGGTTGGTCGTTCCTCACGTATATCGGCGAGCCGGCTCGCCTGTTGCCCTGGCTGATGGAGAAGTTCGTCAAGTCGGGCGGCGTATTTCataagagaaaaatcgaaaatttgcACGAGCTAATTGACGGCAATGGATACGACATGGTAATAAATTGCAGCGGGCTCGGCGCGCGTTATCTCGCCGCCGATAACACAGTTACACCTGTCAGAGGTCATGTGGCCAGG GCGACGACATCCGGAACGTCGCACATCTTCTTAGTGAGCGACGACGACTCGTACTACATCATTCCAAA ttACGAGGTCATGGTGTTGGGCGGTACGCACCAAGAGGGCGACTACGATCGCACGCCACGGGAGGAGGACACGCGGCGCCTTAACAAATGGTGCAAACGAATCATGCCCGCGTTCGAG GGAATCGAGTCGCACAAGGAGTGGGTGGGTCTTCGGCCCGGGAGGCCCAGCGTGCGTCTCGAGTCCGAAGTTCTCGAATCGCCACGCGGCAAGAAGTACCAG GTGATACACAATTACGGCCACGGTGGTAGCGGTGTGACGGTCAGCTGGGGCTGCGCCATGGAAGTCGTCGAGATCCTTCGACGCAGTCTAGGTTTGAACTCGCGCCTGTAA
- the Ero1l gene encoding endoplasmic reticulum oxidoreductin-1-like protein, whose amino-acid sequence MTSGSSGNMFTVFILCTVFLPSVLHANYFESNSEKNDQCFCKLKGSIDDCSCTVNTVDYFNNLKIYPRLQSLLVRDYFRFYKVNLKQECPFWADDSKCVMRYCHIQPCQDEDIPDGLKGDMLKHTHFNESPVDKYKSSAQFDDCLRSAKDHNKELGYLNTTISSENYKDFELWKQYDDAQDNFCVKESSPGEYVNLLLNPERYTGYKGPSAHRIWRSIYMENCFRPEDSPHFYVQSSKINGMCLEKRVFYRVISGLHASINIHLSAKYLLSSKDTLVIVPGGQWGHNLEEFQRRFSPETTGGEGPNWLRNLYFIYLLELRALAKAAPYLEREEYYTGNKVQDKDTRLAINDILSVVKSFPEHFNESVMFAGGAEAQLLKEQFRQHFRNISRIMDCVGCDKCKLWGKLQIQGLGTALKILFSGKFDRWEPTLYNFNRTQFYLERSEIVALINGLGRLSESIYELDRFRQMMR is encoded by the exons ATGACAAGCGGATCCAGTGGAAACATGTTCACCGTTTTTATCCTCTGCACCGTGTTCTTACCTTCTGTTCTACATGCcaattattttgaatcgaACAGTGAAAAAAACGACCAGTGCTTCTGCaag TTGAAAGGTTCCATAGATGACTGCAGTTGCACTGTGAACACTgtggattattttaataacctGAAGATCTATCCCAGACTTCAGAGTCTTCTAGTCAGAGATTATTTTCGGTTTTATAAAGTAAATCTGAAACAGGAGTGTCCCTTTTGGGCAGATGACAGCAAATGTGTTATGCGATATTGTCATATACAACCCTGTCAAGAT GAAGACATTCCAGATGGACTAAAAGGAGATATGCTAAAACATACACACTTTAATGAAAGTCctgtagataaatataaatccagTGCTCAATTTGATGATTGCTTGCGCAGTGCTAAAGATCATAATAAAGAACTtggttatttaaatacaaccATTAG TTCGGAAAATTACAAAGATTTTGAATTGTGGAAGCAGTACGATGATgcccaagataatttttgtgtCAAAGAGTCTAGTCCTGGAGAATATGTGAATCTTTTGCTTAATCCTGAAAGATATACAGGATACAAAGGACCTAGTGCACATCGAATTTGGCGCAGTATTTATATGGAGAATTGTTTTAG ACCAGAAGATTCACCCCATTTTTATGTTCAATCATCGAAAATAAATG gAATGTGCTTGGAGAAAAGAGTATTTTATCGCGTTATATCAGGTCTTCATGCTAGTATCAATATACATTTATCCGCAAAATATTTACTCTCGTCTAAAGATACTCTAGTGATAGTGCCTGGTGGTCAATGGGGTcacaatttagaagaatttcaaaGAAGATTTTCACCAGAGACGACTGGAGGCGAAGGTCCAAATTggttaagaaatttatatttcatttatttactggAGTTAAGAGCTCTGGCTAAAGCTGCACCATACTTAGAACGGGAAGAATACTATACTGGCAACAAAGTACAAGATAAAGATACGCGTTTGGCgataaacgatattttaagCGTCGTCAA GTCGTTTCCAGAACACTTCAACGAAAGCGTTATGTTTGCCGGTGGAGCAGAGGCGCAATTgttaaaagaacaatttagGCAACATTTTCGTAATATCTCCCGCATTATGGACTGCGTGGGATGCGACAAGTGTAAACTTTGGGGAAAGCTTCAAATACAAGGGCTGGGTACAGCATTGAAGATTTTATTCTCTGGTAAATTTGATAGGTGGGAGCCAACGTTGTATAACTTTAACagaacacaattttatttggaaagaAGCGAGATTGTTGCCCTCATAAATGGTTTGGGAAG ACTATCGGAAAGTATTTACGAATTGGATAGATTTAGACAAATGATGAGATAG
- the LOC144476289 gene encoding copper transport protein ATOX1 homolog, with amino-acid sequence MTLQVYEFHVEMECDGCSKAVRNVLSKKEGIDNIEIDLPDKKLLVTTTLSSNEILNVIKPTGKACKFLGVKK; translated from the exons ATGACATTACAG gtATACGAATTTCACGTAGAAATGGAATGCGATGGATGTTCTAAGGCTGTAAGAAACGTACTTTCTAAGAAAGAAG GTATTGATAATATAGAGATTGATTTACCAGACAAGAAACTACTGGTAACAACTACACTGTCTTccaacgaaatattaaatgttattaaaccAACTGGAAAGGCATGTAAATTTTTGGGAgtaaaaaagtaa